A stretch of Sulfurimonas xiamenensis DNA encodes these proteins:
- a CDS encoding type II toxin-antitoxin system PemK/MazF family toxin, with amino-acid sequence MEIAQGDIVLCEFYFSDLQASKKRPVLILKDNLPFNDFVAIPISSKVEKLHDDEVIIDDFDFENGNIPKKSKVMIRKTFVVSKSVVLKKYGVLSKKSFEKFHQSFCMYFKCSKL; translated from the coding sequence ATGGAAATAGCTCAAGGGGATATAGTCTTATGTGAGTTTTATTTTAGTGACTTGCAAGCATCAAAAAAGAGACCCGTGCTCATTTTAAAAGATAATCTTCCTTTTAATGACTTTGTGGCTATTCCAATAAGCAGTAAAGTCGAAAAACTACACGATGATGAGGTTATCATAGATGATTTTGATTTTGAAAATGGCAATATACCTAAAAAATCAAAAGTGATGATTCGCAAGACTTTTGTGGTGTCAAAAAGTGTGGTGTTAAAAAAATATGGAGTCCTTAGTAAAAAGAGTTTTGAAAAATTTCATCAAAGTTTTTGTATGTACTTTAAATGCTCCAAACTATAA
- a CDS encoding ribonuclease HII — MLCGIDEAGRGPIAGDLVIAGCILHSPIEELCDSKKLNEKKREILYETIIKNSAYHIVQFSSKEIDDHGISSCMKKALLEIINTLKCSEYLFDGNSTFGVNGLQTMVKADGKVPEVSAASILAKVTHDRNIIKDAKRYPLYEFEKHKGYGTARHIELIKKHGYCDIHRRSYKLKALMPTLF, encoded by the coding sequence ATGTTATGCGGCATAGATGAAGCGGGCCGTGGACCGATTGCGGGTGATTTGGTGATAGCAGGATGTATTTTGCACTCTCCGATTGAGGAGTTGTGTGATTCAAAAAAACTGAATGAGAAAAAAAGAGAGATTCTGTATGAGACGATAATCAAAAACTCTGCATACCATATAGTGCAGTTTTCTTCCAAAGAGATTGATGATCACGGCATCTCATCCTGCATGAAAAAAGCTCTTTTGGAGATTATAAATACTCTAAAATGCAGCGAGTACCTTTTTGACGGAAACTCCACTTTTGGAGTAAACGGGCTTCAAACCATGGTAAAAGCGGATGGAAAAGTGCCGGAGGTGAGTGCGGCTTCGATTTTGGCAAAAGTGACGCATGACAGAAATATCATAAAAGATGCAAAAAGATACCCGCTTTATGAGTTTGAAAAACATAAAGGGTATGGAACTGCCAGACATATAGAGCTAATCAAAAAACATGGCTACTGCGATATCCACAGAAGAAGCTACAAGCTAAAAGCGCTTATGCCTACACTATTTTAA
- a CDS encoding sugar transferase: MKRDDSMLVLGRKYKFTELELKRLQKRFKNISIVNYTDQDQNEVLWELEESLKSSAYDLLVLNTKLSVGDEIIKYLTNLQFEKRKKPLKVMSIEHFMEKYLHKCYIPEDNSDLDFLEEIQPYSKFEYFQKRALDYFVALTFFMTAWPLIYIVKYKMFKESPGKLYFKQERVGELKKTFQCRKFRTMHENSYHDPYTRENDNRIYPFGALMRKTRIDELPQMLNVLRGEMHIIGPRAEWSILVEEYEKKLPYYHERHLVKPGITGWAQVMYPYGANLEDTRQKLMYDLYYIKNWNLLLELKIIYKTILVVLGKKGM, encoded by the coding sequence ATGAAAAGAGACGATTCGATGCTTGTGCTGGGTAGAAAATACAAATTTACAGAGCTTGAACTTAAAAGACTTCAAAAGAGATTTAAAAACATTAGCATTGTTAATTATACGGATCAGGACCAAAACGAAGTGCTTTGGGAACTCGAGGAGTCGCTAAAGTCGAGTGCGTACGATCTCTTGGTTTTAAATACCAAGTTGAGTGTAGGCGATGAGATCATCAAGTACTTGACAAATCTGCAGTTTGAAAAAAGAAAAAAACCTCTCAAAGTGATGAGCATAGAGCATTTTATGGAGAAGTATCTTCATAAGTGCTATATCCCTGAAGACAATTCGGACCTAGATTTTTTAGAAGAGATACAGCCTTACTCTAAGTTTGAGTATTTTCAAAAAAGAGCGCTTGACTACTTTGTCGCATTGACATTTTTTATGACTGCATGGCCTTTGATCTACATAGTAAAGTACAAAATGTTCAAAGAATCTCCGGGAAAACTTTACTTTAAACAGGAGCGTGTCGGAGAGCTGAAAAAAACTTTTCAGTGCAGAAAGTTTCGCACCATGCATGAAAACTCCTATCATGATCCATATACAAGAGAAAATGATAATCGTATCTACCCCTTTGGGGCGCTTATGAGAAAAACAAGGATAGACGAACTTCCGCAGATGCTCAATGTTCTCAGAGGTGAGATGCACATCATAGGACCAAGAGCCGAGTGGAGTATCCTGGTAGAAGAGTATGAAAAAAAGCTTCCCTATTATCATGAGAGACACCTTGTAAAGCCAGGCATCACGGGATGGGCCCAAGTGATGTACCCATACGGCGCCAACCTCGAAGATACAAGACAGAAGCTGATGTATGACCTCTACTACATCAAAAACTGGAATCTTTTGCTTGAGCTTAAAATCATCTACAAAACAATTTTAGTGGTTTTGGGAAAAAAAGGGATGTAA
- a CDS encoding type II toxin-antitoxin system VapC family toxin: MKKYLLDTNTIIYALNKGFKFPNNEYLVSIITEIELFSYSNLTKKDEESLELALSKFQSIELTSNIKEETIKTRRKSKIKLPDSIIVATAIVQNATLVTSDKQLINSQIVETISLEQL, encoded by the coding sequence ATGAAAAAATATCTTCTTGATACTAACACTATTATTTATGCACTCAACAAAGGCTTTAAGTTTCCTAACAATGAGTACTTAGTATCTATTATTACGGAAATTGAGCTATTTTCTTATAGTAATCTTACTAAAAAAGATGAAGAGAGTTTGGAGCTTGCACTCAGTAAGTTTCAATCCATAGAACTAACTTCTAATATCAAAGAAGAGACAATAAAAACAAGACGAAAATCAAAAATAAAACTACCCGATAGTATAATAGTAGCTACAGCAATAGTTCAAAATGCTACACTGGTTACCTCTGATAAACAACTGATAAATTCACAAATTGTTGAGACCATATCACTAGAACAATTATAA
- a CDS encoding MqnA/MqnD/SBP family protein, protein MIFGKIEYLNLLPFHVFMKRFTKSSQQSMSMNYYKGVPAKTNKKFISRKVDAAFISSIRAKNQKYVNLGIIARKEVLSVLVAPGSDNISDVESETSNMLAKILKVQGEVLIGDKALKYYLQNKPHTDLAKMWHKKHNLPFVFALLCYHKDKKLYKKIEQHFLKRRVKIPRYILQEAAERTGIGEKEILSYLNYISYRLDTKAKKGLAKFYKEIPKVSTTR, encoded by the coding sequence ATGATTTTTGGAAAAATCGAGTATCTAAATCTTTTGCCATTTCATGTTTTTATGAAACGATTTACCAAAAGCTCTCAGCAGAGCATGAGCATGAACTACTACAAAGGCGTTCCGGCAAAAACAAACAAAAAATTTATCTCTAGAAAAGTGGACGCCGCTTTTATCTCAAGCATTAGAGCAAAAAACCAAAAATATGTAAATCTGGGAATTATCGCAAGAAAAGAGGTTTTGAGTGTTTTGGTTGCTCCGGGAAGTGACAACATAAGCGATGTGGAGTCGGAGACTTCAAACATGCTTGCAAAGATACTAAAAGTACAAGGCGAAGTACTTATAGGGGACAAAGCGCTAAAGTACTATCTGCAAAACAAGCCTCATACCGATCTGGCAAAGATGTGGCATAAAAAGCACAATCTCCCTTTTGTATTTGCGCTGCTGTGCTACCACAAAGATAAAAAACTTTACAAAAAGATTGAGCAGCACTTTCTCAAACGAAGAGTAAAGATTCCACGCTACATCCTTCAAGAGGCTGCTGAGAGAACGGGAATCGGCGAAAAAGAGATACTAAGCTATCTCAATTATATCTCATACAGACTCGATACAAAAGCGAAAAAAGGTCTCGCCAAATTTTACAAAGAGATTCCAAAAGTTTCAACTACTCGTTGA
- a CDS encoding nucleotidyl transferase AbiEii/AbiGii toxin family protein codes for MAKIHPHIEAMLNQHDLNKDNPFEVLREILQEIVLYALYDAGFFKYAVFYGGTALRILHKLPRYSEDLDFSLIEPDNSFDLSKYEKNILVHLKNYGFEGVVETKIKDNSAVQSAFVKGNTVKHLIAINAPEDIVAKYPSTKKLKIKFEVDTKPPLNFEEEERLHLTPIPFQIRTMSISSLFAGKMHAVLCRGWQNRPKGRDWYDLVWYAKNGYELDILHLSTRLKQSCKAFDDNVGDISKDSILELLNQRIDDLDILMAKEDVSRFIYDQRELDLWSKDFFRSIAIMIKFKE; via the coding sequence ATGGCTAAAATCCACCCACATATAGAAGCGATGTTAAATCAACATGATTTAAATAAAGATAACCCTTTTGAGGTTTTAAGGGAGATTTTGCAAGAGATAGTTTTGTATGCTTTATATGATGCAGGCTTTTTTAAATATGCAGTTTTTTATGGAGGCACGGCACTTCGGATACTTCATAAGTTGCCAAGATATTCTGAGGATTTGGATTTTTCTCTGATTGAGCCTGATAATTCATTTGATTTATCAAAATACGAAAAAAATATCTTAGTACATCTAAAAAACTATGGATTTGAAGGTGTTGTAGAAACAAAAATCAAAGACAATAGTGCTGTGCAATCTGCTTTTGTCAAAGGCAATACAGTGAAGCATCTCATAGCGATAAATGCCCCAGAAGATATAGTGGCAAAATATCCATCTACTAAAAAGTTAAAAATAAAATTTGAAGTCGATACAAAACCTCCTTTAAATTTTGAAGAAGAAGAGAGATTGCATTTGACACCAATACCATTTCAAATAAGAACTATGAGTATATCTTCACTTTTTGCTGGAAAGATGCATGCTGTTTTGTGTAGAGGTTGGCAAAATAGACCAAAGGGACGAGATTGGTATGATTTGGTTTGGTATGCAAAAAATGGGTACGAGTTAGATATATTGCATCTTTCTACAAGGTTGAAACAGAGTTGTAAAGCATTTGATGATAATGTAGGCGATATTTCAAAAGATTCTATATTGGAGTTATTGAATCAGAGAATTGATGATTTAGATATTTTGATGGCAAAAGAAGATGTGAGTAGATTTATATATGATCAAAGAGAGCTTGATCTTTGGAGCAAAGATTTTTTTAGGTCTATTGCTATCATGATAAAATTTAAAGAGTAG
- a CDS encoding MoaD/ThiS family protein, with translation MVRVEFLGPIQKEPLDLEITNLNELAKILQNDAQMQEWLQNSAVAVNDTLVSSRDIELKDGDRVVLLPPVCGG, from the coding sequence TTGGTAAGAGTAGAATTTTTAGGACCGATACAAAAAGAGCCTTTGGATTTGGAGATAACAAATCTCAATGAGCTGGCAAAAATACTGCAAAATGATGCACAGATGCAGGAGTGGCTACAGAATTCTGCCGTTGCTGTAAATGACACGCTTGTAAGCAGCAGAGACATAGAGCTAAAAGATGGTGACAGAGTTGTGCTTCTGCCGCCGGTCTGCGGGGGGTGA
- a CDS encoding molybdopterin synthase catalytic subunit, which yields MLSLYNGPLNVAEILKEWYEQEAKSNYGAYISFVGTVRSENSIDGLSFDIYEPILQSWFEAWQAKAKERGAIIKMAHARGDVMLHESSYISAVFSPKRRVALDLIDEFVEDFKASAPIWKYDLRSGDRVYALDRSTAIKGSGLLS from the coding sequence GTGTTGTCCCTCTATAACGGCCCTTTGAATGTTGCTGAAATCTTAAAAGAGTGGTATGAGCAGGAAGCCAAAAGCAACTATGGCGCATATATCTCTTTTGTCGGAACCGTCAGAAGTGAAAACAGTATCGACGGCTTGAGCTTTGATATCTATGAGCCGATTCTTCAAAGCTGGTTTGAAGCATGGCAGGCAAAAGCCAAAGAGAGAGGTGCCATTATCAAAATGGCGCATGCGCGCGGCGATGTTATGCTTCACGAATCCTCCTATATATCTGCTGTCTTTTCTCCAAAACGCCGTGTCGCTTTGGATCTTATAGATGAGTTTGTAGAGGATTTTAAAGCATCTGCTCCTATCTGGAAGTATGATTTAAGAAGCGGTGACAGAGTTTATGCGCTTGACCGCTCAACAGCCATAAAGGGTAGCGGGTTATTATCTTAG
- a CDS encoding CopG family ribbon-helix-helix protein, producing the protein MVATVRLDDVLENKLNTLANTLHKKKSDVIREAIEYYAKNVEKSKKSRILKAVEKTKNADKDEYKNFEGTLNDGL; encoded by the coding sequence ATGGTAGCAACTGTTCGTCTTGATGATGTTTTGGAAAATAAACTCAATACTCTGGCAAATACATTGCACAAGAAAAAAAGCGATGTAATACGCGAGGCGATAGAGTACTATGCCAAAAATGTTGAAAAAAGTAAAAAAAGCAGAATACTCAAAGCTGTAGAAAAAACAAAAAATGCAGATAAAGATGAGTATAAAAACTTTGAAGGAACTTTAAACGATGGTTTGTAG
- a CDS encoding molybdopterin molybdotransferase MoeA, with translation MSLLPYEISQKMLDMLHVNASRNENVPLSCSLGRVLAEDIVAEHSDPQFPTASMDGYAVMHSDLDGRSITILGDNPAGSYEQRTINSGECIKTFTGSKMPGGADTLIQIENVTVEDGKIIINESVPKGSSVRPIGEGYRAGDVLIKKGTKIGFAQIGVMAALNHVMVKVALKPRVAVISTGSEILDLGANSSNPAQIRSSNNYTLAALFEQSGAEVIQLGTVGDDRDSIMHIFQNALSCADIVVSTGGVSVGDYDFVKDVIPGLGAEVVFKGVAIKPGRHVLVAKKEQKFVLGLPGFAYSSTVTGILYALPLIAKMLGRERAYNIVEAELSEDFKKRSSFTEFTACNVEIVKGRYFVNFKDKKVGSSAILTNMLDSSALMITGEEDGNLLKETRVNVILLENF, from the coding sequence ATGAGTCTGTTGCCTTATGAAATAAGTCAAAAAATGCTTGATATGCTGCATGTAAATGCATCAAGAAACGAAAATGTGCCGCTTAGCTGCTCTTTGGGAAGAGTTTTGGCGGAGGATATCGTAGCAGAGCACAGTGACCCGCAGTTTCCGACTGCTTCTATGGATGGATATGCCGTAATGCACAGTGATTTGGACGGCAGAAGCATAACCATACTTGGAGACAATCCTGCCGGCAGCTATGAACAGCGTACCATCAACAGCGGAGAGTGCATCAAAACCTTTACGGGTTCTAAAATGCCCGGAGGTGCCGATACGCTTATCCAGATAGAAAATGTTACGGTGGAAGATGGGAAGATTATCATAAATGAGAGTGTTCCCAAAGGTTCATCCGTTCGTCCGATAGGAGAGGGATATAGAGCCGGAGATGTGCTTATAAAAAAAGGCACAAAGATAGGTTTTGCGCAGATAGGTGTTATGGCAGCGCTTAATCATGTAATGGTAAAAGTCGCGCTTAAACCTCGTGTCGCAGTTATATCTACAGGAAGCGAGATACTTGATCTTGGTGCAAACAGCAGCAATCCCGCACAAATCAGAAGCTCAAACAACTACACTTTGGCGGCTCTTTTTGAGCAATCAGGCGCAGAAGTTATACAGCTTGGAACAGTAGGCGACGATAGAGACTCTATCATGCATATATTTCAAAATGCACTCAGTTGTGCCGATATAGTAGTGAGCACCGGCGGTGTAAGCGTGGGGGATTATGACTTTGTAAAAGATGTTATTCCGGGTCTTGGAGCCGAGGTTGTCTTTAAAGGTGTGGCAATTAAGCCGGGCAGACATGTTTTAGTGGCAAAAAAAGAGCAGAAGTTTGTTTTGGGGCTCCCCGGATTTGCTTACTCATCAACCGTAACGGGGATTTTATATGCCCTGCCACTTATTGCAAAGATGCTTGGCAGAGAGAGAGCATACAATATTGTTGAAGCGGAGCTGAGCGAAGATTTTAAAAAAAGAAGCTCTTTTACTGAGTTTACTGCCTGCAATGTTGAGATAGTAAAGGGCAGATACTTTGTAAATTTCAAAGATAAAAAAGTTGGAAGCTCGGCAATACTTACAAATATGCTAGATTCAAGCGCACTGATGATTACAGGCGAAGAAGATGGCAACCTTCTAAAAGAGACGCGCGTTAATGTGATTTTGCTGGAAAACTTTTAA
- a CDS encoding ATP-binding protein, translating into MLEELFVKSRDFISINNQEYKRYFIKTKKLEHRLSIIIGSRGIGKTTTVAQYINENYKANEALYVNLDDIQISSKYTMTTIAEEFVLNGGKLLCFDEIHKYSNWSAELKNIYDRFDKLKIIATGSSALQINQGSHDLSRRAIVYNMVGMSFREFLELHYKYKFEAVTLEDAVSNHIDIATNIKNTIEQNDQKIIPLFKEYLKHGYYPYFLSMPNEVMFLQTLQQNINVSIESDLLSIYPKLNGNSVKKIKMLLSVIIKSVPFEPKISELKIAADIKDDRTLKDYLAKLDDAGLIKLLMQNSLSMKAFDKPEKIFLANPNLMYTKEPNIGNLRETFFVNQLDNYYKNKQSLSDEGIFASNNGDFYCQEKYTFEVGGKSKGFNQIKDIPNSYVASDDLEVGIGNKIPLWLFGFLY; encoded by the coding sequence ATGTTAGAAGAACTTTTTGTTAAGAGTAGAGATTTTATCAGCATCAATAACCAAGAGTACAAAAGATACTTTATTAAAACAAAAAAACTAGAGCATAGATTATCTATCATAATCGGTTCAAGGGGTATCGGTAAAACTACTACAGTCGCACAATATATCAATGAGAACTACAAAGCAAACGAAGCATTATATGTCAACCTTGACGATATACAAATCTCTTCAAAATACACAATGACAACTATTGCCGAGGAGTTTGTACTCAATGGCGGTAAACTTCTTTGTTTTGATGAGATACACAAATATTCGAACTGGTCGGCGGAACTTAAAAACATCTATGATAGGTTTGATAAGTTAAAGATAATCGCAACCGGTAGTTCAGCTCTGCAAATAAATCAAGGGAGTCATGATTTAAGCAGAAGAGCTATTGTTTACAATATGGTAGGCATGAGTTTTAGGGAGTTTTTAGAGCTTCACTATAAATATAAGTTTGAAGCAGTTACTTTAGAAGATGCTGTATCAAACCATATAGACATAGCAACCAATATCAAAAATACAATAGAACAAAATGACCAAAAGATAATTCCTCTCTTTAAAGAGTATTTAAAACACGGTTACTACCCATATTTTTTGTCTATGCCAAATGAAGTGATGTTTTTGCAAACACTGCAACAAAATATCAATGTATCAATCGAGAGTGATTTACTGAGTATCTACCCAAAACTAAATGGTAATAGTGTAAAGAAAATCAAAATGCTTCTCTCTGTCATAATTAAAAGTGTACCGTTTGAGCCAAAAATAAGTGAACTCAAAATTGCTGCCGATATAAAAGATGACAGAACACTAAAAGATTATCTAGCAAAACTTGATGATGCAGGTCTAATCAAACTTTTAATGCAAAATTCACTCAGCATGAAAGCATTTGACAAACCTGAAAAAATCTTTTTAGCTAATCCAAATTTGATGTACACAAAAGAGCCAAATATTGGAAATTTAAGAGAAACATTCTTTGTAAATCAATTGGATAATTACTACAAGAACAAACAATCACTCAGCGACGAAGGTATTTTTGCAAGTAACAACGGTGATTTTTATTGCCAAGAGAAATATACATTTGAAGTTGGCGGCAAAAGTAAAGGATTTAACCAAATCAAAGATATACCAAACTCTTATGTTGCTAGTGATGATTTAGAAGTTGGCATTGGCAATAAAATCCCACTTTGGCTTTTTGGGTTTTTGTATTAA
- a CDS encoding type IV toxin-antitoxin system AbiEi family antitoxin domain-containing protein yields MVKNGDLISLKRGIYAFSDKYRVSKLNYIATANMIHQPSYVSFEYALSYHGLIPERVYTITSATLSKSVEYATQLGNFSYQKIPTKAYSLGIDWKYNDLDGGYFIATPEKALCDKIYFDKRAKNLKDDEILDYLEEDLRIDYEELLKLDSKLFWYIAMAYSSKVLLLVANRLKRIQNG; encoded by the coding sequence ATGGTAAAAAATGGTGATTTGATTAGTCTTAAAAGAGGTATATATGCTTTTAGTGACAAGTATAGAGTATCGAAGCTCAATTATATAGCGACTGCCAATATGATTCATCAGCCCTCATATGTCTCTTTTGAGTATGCTTTGTCATATCATGGACTGATTCCAGAGCGAGTATATACAATCACTTCAGCGACGCTATCAAAATCAGTAGAGTATGCAACACAGCTAGGAAACTTTAGTTATCAAAAAATTCCAACAAAAGCTTACTCTTTGGGCATAGACTGGAAATATAATGATCTAGATGGAGGATACTTTATAGCCACACCTGAAAAAGCACTTTGTGATAAAATCTATTTCGACAAAAGAGCAAAAAATCTCAAAGATGATGAAATATTGGACTATTTGGAAGAGGATTTACGGATAGATTATGAGGAGCTTTTGAAACTTGATAGCAAACTTTTTTGGTATATCGCTATGGCATATAGTTCAAAAGTTTTATTGCTTGTTGCAAATAGATTAAAAAGGATTCAAAATGGCTAA
- a CDS encoding type II toxin-antitoxin system PemK/MazF family toxin, translating into MVCRGEIWLANLNPVKKNNEMGKIRPVLIFQNDELNHSEYPTTIVIPLTTSLIDDAEPIRMRVKKREKLLQDSDLVITQIRSIDNNRFVEKLASLKTDEMKKVKELFDEIAQ; encoded by the coding sequence ATGGTTTGTAGAGGAGAAATTTGGCTTGCCAATCTTAATCCCGTCAAAAAGAACAATGAAATGGGCAAGATTCGCCCTGTACTTATTTTTCAAAATGATGAATTAAATCATAGCGAGTACCCGACAACCATAGTAATCCCACTTACTACTTCACTAATAGATGATGCAGAACCTATCCGCATGAGAGTTAAAAAAAGAGAAAAGTTACTACAAGATTCTGATTTGGTAATTACACAAATTCGTTCTATTGATAATAATAGATTTGTGGAAAAACTAGCATCTTTAAAAACAGATGAGATGAAAAAAGTCAAAGAACTTTTTGATGAGATAGCGCAGTAG
- a CDS encoding malic enzyme-like NAD(P)-binding protein: MSIIKITDEEALSYHQYPRPGKISVETTKPVDTLKDLSMAYTPGVAVPCLAIEKNPQDAYLYTAKSNLVAVISNGTAVLGLGNIGALASKPVMEGKGVLFKKFSGIDCYDIEVDTQSIDRFCSVVSAIAPTFGGINLEDIKAPECFEIERRLTEELDIPVMHDDQHGTAVISAAAILNACELTHKKLQNLKIVVVGAGAAAISCARLYRHMGAEKIIMLDSRGVVHNGRSDLNEYKREFASSEYLTHSQAFECADVVVGLSKPGSFTIEDIMRMDNDPIIFALANPTPEIFPKDIKKARPDAIVATGRSDFANQVNNVLGFPFIFRGALDVRAKKINIEMKVAAAKALAELAKQKVPDYLHKLYDTKLKFGREYIIPKPFDKRLIVEVSSAVAQAAIESGSSMMKNFDIQAYREELKRRINE, encoded by the coding sequence ATGTCCATAATCAAAATTACAGATGAAGAGGCGCTCTCTTACCATCAGTATCCTCGTCCGGGGAAGATCTCAGTAGAGACCACAAAACCAGTCGATACATTGAAAGATTTGAGCATGGCATATACGCCCGGAGTGGCAGTGCCGTGTCTGGCGATAGAAAAAAATCCGCAGGATGCGTATCTCTACACTGCCAAGAGCAACCTTGTTGCTGTTATCTCCAACGGTACGGCGGTTTTAGGGCTTGGCAACATAGGCGCTCTTGCTTCCAAGCCTGTTATGGAGGGAAAGGGCGTTTTGTTTAAAAAATTCTCCGGCATTGACTGCTATGACATAGAGGTAGATACGCAGAGTATCGATAGATTCTGCTCTGTTGTGAGTGCAATTGCACCTACTTTTGGAGGAATCAATCTCGAAGATATAAAAGCTCCCGAGTGTTTTGAGATAGAGAGACGCCTGACAGAAGAGCTTGATATCCCAGTAATGCATGATGATCAGCACGGTACAGCGGTTATCTCCGCCGCCGCTATATTAAATGCATGCGAGCTTACTCACAAAAAGCTGCAAAATCTTAAAATTGTTGTAGTTGGGGCAGGAGCTGCGGCTATCTCATGCGCACGGTTATACCGTCACATGGGGGCGGAGAAAATTATTATGCTTGATTCCCGCGGTGTGGTGCATAATGGGCGTAGCGATCTCAATGAGTACAAAAGAGAGTTTGCTTCATCTGAGTATCTTACACACTCTCAGGCTTTTGAGTGTGCGGATGTGGTAGTAGGACTCTCCAAGCCCGGAAGTTTTACTATAGAGGATATTATGCGCATGGATAACGATCCGATTATCTTTGCTCTTGCAAACCCAACGCCCGAGATATTTCCAAAGGATATCAAAAAAGCGCGTCCAGATGCCATAGTGGCAACAGGCAGAAGCGACTTTGCAAACCAGGTAAACAATGTTTTAGGCTTTCCTTTTATCTTCCGCGGGGCTTTGGATGTAAGGGCAAAAAAGATAAATATAGAGATGAAAGTAGCAGCTGCAAAGGCTTTGGCAGAGCTTGCCAAGCAAAAAGTTCCAGACTATCTGCATAAGCTTTACGATACAAAGTTAAAATTTGGCAGGGAGTACATCATCCCAAAACCTTTTGACAAAAGGCTTATAGTTGAGGTCTCAAGCGCGGTAGCTCAAGCGGCGATAGAGAGCGGATCGTCAATGATGAAAAATTTTGATATACAGGCCTATAGAGAGGAGCTTAAAAGAAGAATCAACGAGTAG
- a CDS encoding glycosyltransferase family 4 protein, with protein sequence MSKKIAIVSNTSWSLFNFRFNLAKELKKNGYDVILVAPYDNYSDRLKEEFEYHGIWMNNKGTNPKEDIKTILQFYKLYKTIKPDLVLHFTIKPNIYGTIAANMLGIKTINNIAGLGTLFIKQNFITKIAKWLYKYSQSKADKIFFQNSDDYKMFIDEKLVDKNKCDILPGSGVDTNKFVPVDYKKVDAAFRFLLIARMLWDKGVGEYVEAAKIIKQKYKNVEFQLLGFLDVENNSAISKEQMQKWVDAELVNYLGVSDNVTEIILKADCIVLPSFYREGTPRTLLESASMAKPIITTDNVGCRDVVDDGVNGYLCEVKNIKDLADKIEMMLNLTNEQRKEMGKAGRKKILQEFDEKVVIDKYLDAIKDILK encoded by the coding sequence TTGAGTAAGAAAATAGCAATAGTGTCAAACACCTCTTGGAGTTTATTTAATTTTAGATTTAATCTAGCAAAAGAATTAAAAAAAAATGGATATGATGTAATTTTGGTTGCACCGTATGATAACTATAGCGATAGATTAAAAGAAGAGTTTGAGTACCATGGTATTTGGATGAATAACAAAGGAACAAATCCAAAAGAAGATATAAAGACGATACTACAGTTTTATAAACTATATAAAACAATAAAACCTGATTTAGTGTTGCACTTTACTATAAAACCAAATATTTACGGCACTATAGCAGCGAATATGTTAGGAATCAAAACTATAAACAATATTGCTGGATTGGGTACTCTTTTTATCAAGCAAAATTTTATTACAAAGATAGCTAAATGGTTATATAAATATTCACAATCCAAAGCAGATAAGATATTTTTTCAAAATAGTGATGACTATAAGATGTTTATTGATGAAAAACTGGTTGATAAAAACAAATGTGATATATTGCCAGGAAGCGGAGTGGATACAAATAAATTTGTCCCTGTAGATTATAAAAAGGTTGATGCTGCTTTTAGGTTTTTACTTATAGCTAGAATGCTGTGGGATAAAGGTGTGGGGGAGTATGTTGAAGCTGCCAAGATCATAAAACAAAAATATAAAAATGTAGAGTTTCAACTTTTAGGTTTTTTGGATGTTGAAAACAACAGTGCTATATCAAAAGAACAAATGCAAAAATGGGTAGATGCTGAGCTTGTAAATTATTTGGGTGTGAGTGATAATGTAACAGAAATTATACTAAAAGCTGATTGCATAGTGTTGCCGTCTTTTTATAGAGAAGGAACGCCCAGAACACTTCTTGAAAGTGCTAGTATGGCTAAACCAATCATCACGACTGATAATGTAGGCTGCCGTGATGTAGTAGATGATGGAGTAAATGGATATCTGTGCGAAGTGAAAAACATAAAAGATTTGGCTGATAAGATAGAGATGATGCTAAATCTAACGAATGAGCAAAGAAAAGAAATGGGTAAGGCTGGAAGAAAAAAAATCTTGCAAGAGTTTGATGAAAAGGTAGTGATAGATAAATATTTGGATGCCATAAAGGATATTTTGAAATGA